The following DNA comes from Clarias gariepinus isolate MV-2021 ecotype Netherlands chromosome 7, CGAR_prim_01v2, whole genome shotgun sequence.
GtgcttcaaaaaagaaaaaaaaacaagaagaactgtatataaaacagcaTTGCTATCTTTTGTTGGTGgaattgtgtgtgtttacataaaATCTTTACCCACATGAATTGCAGTAAATAAGGGCAAGACCAGGGCATTGTTGTCTAGTGCGCTCTTGGATAAGAGAATGTCAGGAAACCAACAAATgaactttttgtttatatttattgaaTAGCCATAGAAACAATGTGTTCTAAGGATCTGATtttaggtctgtgtgtgtatgcgtgtgtacatAGGACTGCACTCATCTTGGCTTCTGAGCAAGTTTGCCGTGAAGTAGTGGAGGTCTTGCTGAAGCATAAGGCAGACGTGACTGCTGTGGACCTGCATGGCCATGACTCGTACCATTACGCCCAGCTTAGTGGAGATCAAGCTTTGATCATGATGATCAAACAAGCCTGGGATGCAGCCAGCAAAGGCAAGTCATTTAAAGCAAGCAGCAGCTTAAAGTGATAGTTTGAGGGGTTTTTAAGTCTGTCCTAAATCAAAAAAATTAGATAACTACATTTCAATAGGTCTCGCTGCTCTGCAAATACAGTGAAAAATCTATTCTATCTGAGACTCATATGAAGCTTCTGCAATCCCACTGAGCTAAATTGAGTTCTTTGAAAGTTAAGGTGCATTTAGTACAGGTTTACCCCTTTTCTTCCCCTCGAAATAGCTGTATGGCTAACCAGAACTAGTTATATGATTAAGCAGAACTAATCGTATAGCATCTTCtcataactataaaataacacatatggaattaggtaattacgtaacaacaacaaaaacaacagttgttattttaagacacagaggtcagccttacTGTAATGGTTCTTGCAAGAAatgtattgtcaagtgcatttgcaaaatccgtcaagcaccaaaatgaaactggctctcatgaaggccatcccaggagggcgagaccaaaatctacctctgccgcagaccagaagttcatttagagttatcagcctgaagaatgaccaattaacagcacctcagattagaggctttatgaagtctttacagaacATAAGTAGCAGATTCATCTCACcatttaactgttcaaaggagattaatgcattttttggacgccttcagcattcctttacaatgtagaaagaaataaaaatcaggaacgatcatggatttagaaagtgaccccaaacatttgaacggtagtgtatatacacagtCTCTCTCGCAAATGGAAGAAACGTcattttttcaggactgtgtatttcaacaataatgttgtaaaaatccaaataactttacagatcttcattgtaaagggtttaaacattgttttccatgcatgttcaattaaacataatcaattaattaacatgcacctgtggaatggtcgttaagaccttaacagcttacagaaagtaggcatttaaggtcacagtactaaaaacgcaggacactaaagagacttgtctactgactgtgaaaaacacccaaagaaagatgcccagggtccctgctcatctgcgtgaacgtgcattaggcatgctgcagggaggcatgaggactgctgatgtggctagggcaataaattgccatgtccgcactgtgagacaccTAAGACAgcactacagggagacaggaaggacagctgatcatcctcgcagtggaagaccacgtgtaacaacacctgcacaggatcggtacatcaggatatcacacctgcgtgacaggtacaggatggccacaacaactgcccgagtcacaccaggaacacacaatccctccatcagtgctcagactgtccgcaataggcagtccatgaggaggagatgcactgcagtacttcaagcagctggtggccacaccagatactgactggtacttttcaaaacttttgattttgagcctcccttcattcagggacacattgtgaaacatttttagttttagtttgaagaaaaaaggagaagcaTCTTTCCATAatgatgcttttattttttatctttgtttaatttatgacataaaaagtaactatgcatcaatgtttgctgaaaaaatTGTTGCTGAAactgttaacatcttttcaataaaaaaatcaccaaaatctgttatcaaggggtgcctaaacttttgcacaagactgtatatatatatatatatatatatatatatatatatataaacagaaatataaacgcaacactttgctcccattttttatgagatgaactcaaagatctgaaacattttctacatacacaaaataaccatatctttcaaatactgttcacaaatctgtcaaaatctgtgatagtgagcacttctcccttgccgagataatccatcccacctcacaggtgtgccatatcaagatgctgattagacagcataattattgcacaggtgtaccttatactggccacctgtaaaaggccactttgaaaggttcagttgaatcacacagcacaatgccacagatgtcacaagttttgagggagcgtgcaattggcatgctgacagcaggaatgtccaccagagctgttgctcttgaattgaatgttcatttctctaccataagccgtctccaaaggtgtttcagaggatttggcagtacatccaaccagcctcacaacctcagacgacgtgtaaccacaccagcccaggtcctccacatccagcatgttcacctccaagatcgtctaagaccagccactcagacagctgctgaaacaatcggagtgcataaccaaagaatttttgcacaaactgtcagaaaccgtctcagggaagcttatctgcatgctcgtcgtcctcattggggtctcgacttgactccagttcttcatcgtaacggattttgacagatttgtgaacaatatttgaaagatatggttattttgtttacgtagaaaacgtttcagatcttaaatgatggtttttattatttagggagaaaaaaaatccaaacctacatggccctgtgtgaaaaagtaattgccccctgaacctaataactggttgggccacccttagcagcaataactgcaatcaagcgtttgcgataacttgcaacgagtcttttacagcgctctggaggaattttggcccactcatctttgcagaattgttgtaattcagctttatttgagggttttctagcatgaaccgcctttttaaggtcatgccacaacatctcaataggattcaggtcaggactttgactaggccactccaaagtcttcattttgttattcttcagccattcagaggtggatttgctgttgtgttttgggtcattgtcctgcagcagcacccaagatcgcttcagtttgagttgacgaacagatggccggacattctccttcaggattttttggtagacagtagaattcatggttccatctatcacagcaagccttccaggtcctgaagcagcaaaacaaccccagaccatcacactaccaccaccatattttactgttggtatggtgttctttttctgaaatgctgcgttacttttacgccagatgtaacgggacacgcatcttccaaaaagttcaacttttgtctcgtcggtccacaaggtattttcccaaaagtctgggcaatcattgagatgttttttagcaaaattgagacgagccttaatgttctttttgcttaagtggtttgcgccttggaaatctgccatgcaggccgtttttgcccagtctctttcttatggtggagtcgtgaacactgaccttaattgaggcaagtgaggcctgcagttctttagatgttgtcctggggtcttttgtggcctctcggatgagttgtctctgcgctcttggggtaattttggtcggccggccactcctgggaaggttcaccactgttccatgtttttgccatttgtggataatggctctcactgtggttcgctgaggtcccaaagctttagaaatggctttataacctttgccagactgatagatctcaattacttttgttcttatttgttcctgaatttctttggatcttggcatgatgtctagcttttgaggtgctttcgGTCTACTTCTCCGAAAGCACCTCTAGGCCTGGGGGTGattacagaaattgaactcaggtgtgataaatcacagttaagttattttttaacaaggggggcaatcacttttccACACAGGggcatgtaggtttggattttttttctccctaaataataaaaaccataatttaaaaactgcattttgtgttcaattatgttatctttgactaatagttaaatgtgtttaaaacagaaacattttgtgtgacaaacatgcaaaagaataagaaatcaggaagggggcaaatagtttttcacaccactgtatatatatatatatatatatatatatatatatatatatatatatatatatccttgaCTGGTCACTGACCAATGCTGTGTTTCCAGGTTTCCAGTACAGATCCGTGCATGATGGTTTTTACTGACTAAAGTTTAGAAAAAATCTGAACTATACCTTTAACTACATACAGGTAAAAGTTGTACCTGGCAAGATTTGGCAAGAAGTTATATTTTTCTAATCCGGTGCATTCTGCTTCTTCTGAAACGTGGCTGTACATGTTGCACTTACAATACATTCTTTTGTTGATTACACAGGGTGATTTCAGAGTTAGGAGATGTATGAGGTACATGGTTAGAAACCTGTACACAATTGTTCCTAAAAACCAGACTTTTCTACACACAGTTTAATGACCTTTGGGGTTAGCTTTGTCATTGAATGACAGCGTGTCAGTGCTttaagctaaaaataaataaatgaatctgaCAAGAAGTAGTATTCCTTATTATAACAGTTCGCCCCAGTTTGTCTACTCTGCCTTGCTTTCCTTAAGCCTTTATGGGTGTGCACATGGCACTTGTTGTATTCTGTTAGATGGAGTTGGCACTTGTCTATGAATGAGCTTATTAAAGAAGGAAACGTGTGAGATGAATCAGCGCTCCAACTCTCTGGCTTTTGAATGTAGGCCCCTGCTGAATACATTAAAGTATTTTCTCTTCTGAAGCAGTATTCTGATGTATTTTTCAAGTTCTGGCTGCTGTGAAATTTACTACACCATAAAACAAAGCCTTAGAGGAGGTTATTGATCTACAGGCACAAATTACACGCATTGTGTTGTGACCCTGCTGCTAGAACTAGCACCCAgcacattataaataaaataaagaaaaacatctaTGAAAATATTATAGATTTGATACTAAAACATTGAATGCTATCTGAATCAGAAATatattgctctttttttttatcatagagGCTTCCAAGACTGGTCCAAAATTACAGCAGCAGGTAAGAATGGAATTTAAAACTGGGCTCTTAAGCCTgtgggtattttttttattagtcatggtttaaaatatttaatgatgcCCCTATGAAAGAGTGAATATTTGACATGTCCTACCTTACTCTCACTCCTCACTGCTTGGTTTTTATTTGGCTCCGCACCAGGTTCTAACAAAAGCTCCCCTCCTGGTTCTTATGCTAGTGTCTATTCATCTTACGGCAACCGAGATGTCAAGCTGCTAACAATAATCCATCTCTGCCTTGTTAAaatcaataatgaaaaaaatgagtgtgttattgttattttctgCTGAGGTCAGTGAATAATGAAGCACAGATGAATTTTAGGAAGGTAAGTGTGTAAGTAAACCTCCCTAgtgatttaaaaatgaatctaTAGTTTTTTCAGCTcatatttactattattattagtagtagaagTTATAGTCATGCACTGGAGGCTCAGTGTTACGTTTCTCGCCcaccatgtggaaggcccgggttcgatgcccaaatcccagccactggatgcagttcTGGTCCCAAGGCCGGAAGGTTGCattaggaagggcatccggcgtaaaacctgtgccaaacttGTGTGTTTGGACCGGATGGTCCACTTTGGCGActccttgctgggagcagccaaaagtccaaaaacaacaaaaagtagTGCCGCCCTGATGGGGCAAGAAGTTATTATAATTTTCAAAGCACAAAACTTTGGCAATTAATGCAGGTTTCTTGCCGGGAATGGTCCTTTTTCCAATTCTGGACTGGAGGGCATATGACGGGTCCGTGTTACCCGTGCCGAACTTTGGTCTCCTGACTCCAAGCTCCCTTATTTTTGGTCCGATCAGAAAACGAGACGCATCAAAAAACTCCATGTGATGTAGAtctttttggtaaaaatcatGTCGATCAACAGAAATTTAGTTTTtccaaaatgaaaaatgaaatcagtgCAAAAATCACTCCATAGACGTTAATGAGGTTAATAGAGTAGACAGACTCGAAAAAATGTTAAACCACTTTGAAAAAACTGCATCCTGCGTTCAATTTTTGAAATACATTCATGAAAGCCTATTCTGTCAAaaaattcaaacacacacatagatgcAGTGGAATCTCAGACAGTATACTCATACCTCTGTAATCGTATGATCTAGTAACGAGCAGAAACAGCGGTGCACCATTCCTCCCCTACTTCACAAATTCTCCCGGAATTGTCTTAGTctggttgttattattattattattattattattattgttgttgttattgctgttgttgttcttcttgAACTCTGTTAAGCTGGACAATGACTTTTTTGGTTTGCTATGTTTGAGCATAGTATTACTAGTATGTCACACATGTTTACTGATTGATATTATGGCACATTTGCAAATTAGGCATCACCTTATAatcaacatatactgtatgctattCAGCCTGGTAACcctaaacattttcaaacagccccaattttttaaaatagtcattACCCCTGTTGAAGGCTCTTGCTAAAGGCCTATCTTCAGGTGTTGGTTGTCCAAACACAGTTGCACCGCAGCATCATACAGTGTGTAATACCCTGTGGATGCTGGAGACCGAGCTGAACGAGCAGGATTTGTTTCTGTGCTTTTCTGTGCTTAGTTGTGAAAAACGTTTCATTAAAAATTGCTCTTTAAATTGCAGAAGGAGTACGGCAGCCAGTCAGAAAATGGTAAGGGTTGGACTTTATCTTATTGTAATCCGTAGCACATACTGTTAGTCTGCTGTTTTGACCTTAAATTTCTGTGtcttaaagaaaaagataaCCTGCAGAGCTATCATTTGGATTCTGCACAGGTACGTCGCCTTCCTGAGATATTCGTTATAACACGATGAATATGACATTCAGCCATTTCATTTTCATACCCTTGCTACCCTTATCTGTCAATTTGATAAAGATCAGAAAGCAAATTTCTGTAATGTAGGCAACACAGAGTATGCAATCTAAAGTTAAGCTCTTGACTGCTCAAAGAGAACTCCTGACAGAATATTTGAACAGATCTACTTCTTAACCAATTCTTGAAAAATCCCGCTTCAGGTTAGACATCATGCTCCACATTTATCAGCTCCGGCCTCATTTAAAGTGAAGGAGGTGATGGCAGGTGAGGCTGATCTTCTTAAGAGGGAGCTGTGGGAGATGAGACTGAGGCATGACGCTGCCCAGGAGGAGCTGCTAAGGCTGGACTCGGCTCTGGTCCTACGCACCCGGGACTTCGAGGAGCTGAGGAGGAGCAGTGAGCGGGCGCTGCAGCAGGCTCATAGTCACGCTTGGGAGCTGGAGGAGGCGCTCGGGGAGgttcagcggagaatggtcgcctctgAGGCTAAAGTCAGGCAAATGCAGGCACATTTGGTAGCAGTGCGTGAGAACCTGGTGGAGGAGCTGAGAGCACAACTACACGAGGCCAAAGCGGCGCTGCATCGAGCCAACGAGGAGCTTGGTCTAAGCAGAAGGGAAGCTGAGCAGGTAAAAGACAGAAATGACATGCTCCTGCAGGAGGTACACAAGCTCAGCGAGGAGCTGCTGAAGAAAAAGAACACAGATGCACTGCAGGCGCGACTGGGAGGTCAGAAGGCTCAGACAACTGAAATGGCTTGTAAGGAAATACAAACCCCCTCAGAATGGAAGACTGGGTCGACAAAAACCACCATGACGGATCTTACGAGCGAGATTCTTCAGCAGGAGATGGATAAGAAGAACTACATCAGTTTAAACGAGCATGAGTCTATGAGAAGCTCAATGAATAGTGCACTTCAGCAGGCACAAAGCCAGGCTCGGGAAGCCGTGCTGAAGCAGCAGCAAACCAGTGAGGAAAATCAGAGTCTCATTAGAGAACTGCAGGAGCAGAGGACAGAGCTGGACACCCTGCAGGACGCCCTACAGGCCCGGTTTGTGCCTGTGGCTATGCTGGAGACCAAGGAGAACGAGGTGGCTCAGCTTAGGCTCGCACTTAAAGAAATGGAGGAGAGAAAGGAGACGGAGGAGGAAGGCGAGAAGGCGTGTAACGCTGAATCACAGAAGCAGTCTCAGCCTGAGCAAACATTACAGAGCAGCAGAGGCACACAAACTGAGGAATGTCAGGAAATGTGCGCCACCACCTCTGTCAACCTTACACAGGAGAACATGCCATTAAACACAAAAGGAGGACAAAATAAGGTAACAGGTCCCATAATTCAAATCATACTTCTGTTCATACTATTAGTTCTGACACAGATGTAAATATGTGTTCCTGTAGTTATAGCAGTGTTTCTAAGTActatccattttttttgttgtttttgtgttggCTCACCCGAACTGTTTTCCTTTCCAGGATTCAGAGATAATGGTGGAGGCAGAAGGCCAGAGGGCAGCACAGAGCTCATCAGCTCCAAGCAGTGTTTGTAGCCTTGTGCACTCAGACAGCACCATCCTGCAGGCGCACATAAACAGCCTGGAGCAGCGGTTGGAGGTCAGACACCCTATGCACACTGGGGAGTTTAAAATGAATCTTTTTGCTGCTCAGCTCTCAGCACTTACGGGCACTTTGATTATGTTTGCAATTTCATCCACAAAAGTTTCAGCACATTTACGCTGCCTGTAGTGTTTTCCCAATGAGTTGATAAGCCGATTGGCCGAttggattttaaaaacatttgaccTTTCTAACACAAACCACCACAAACCCACAAGGTTATgtgatttctttcattttttatgtgGTCTGTCACTCAAAACCAtcgatttgatttatttatccaCTCACTTTCTATACTgctcatcctgtacagggtcgcaggaagcCCACGGTACTAGGCAGGGACATCAAATCCACCACGTGGTACACcacggacagggtgccaatccatcacagggcacacatgcacacacattcacaaattacaggcaatttgggactgccaattagcctaatctgcatgtctttggactgtgtgaggaaactcaccaagcacagagagaacatgcaaactccctgcaCACAGACCGGAGGTGAAAATCGAACCCTTGAACCTGGAGGTGCCAGACCACAgcgctaaccattacaccaccatgccTCATTTGATATatgtatattcttattgcatgCAAGCATAAGACATCTTTTGTTCTGTTATACAGTGCAGGCTGTAAATGTGCaggttgttttattttgagcagCAGAAAATGGAAGCCACCTCAAACCCACCTGAACACACGAGCCTAGTGTCCAAAGAGACACTTGATTGTGCACAAA
Coding sequences within:
- the uacaa gene encoding uveal autoantigen with coiled-coil domains and ankyrin repeats; this encodes MKSLKQRLKKHDASSHTTDWNKYDERLQKAVESDDVDKVTSTLKKGAIATKLDADGRSSLHIAARNGLINSLNVFLAHGVNLRTADATGKTALHLSSRDGHSACVQRLLQCKSPVDCIDLHGKTALHEAAYAGHTTIIKMLCSSGAAVSAVDKDGRTPLMTAAQMGHSRACQQLLNCGASVNLRDKQNKTALILASEQVCREVVEVLLKHKADVTAVDLHGHDSYHYAQLSGDQALIMMIKQAWDAASKEASKTGPKLQQQKEYGSQSENEKDNLQSYHLDSAQVRHHAPHLSAPASFKVKEVMAGEADLLKRELWEMRLRHDAAQEELLRLDSALVLRTRDFEELRRSSERALQQAHSHAWELEEALGEVQRRMVASEAKVRQMQAHLVAVRENLVEELRAQLHEAKAALHRANEELGLSRREAEQVKDRNDMLLQEVHKLSEELLKKKNTDALQARLGGQKAQTTEMACKEIQTPSEWKTGSTKTTMTDLTSEILQQEMDKKNYISLNEHESMRSSMNSALQQAQSQAREAVLKQQQTSEENQSLIRELQEQRTELDTLQDALQARFVPVAMLETKENEVAQLRLALKEMEERKETEEEGEKACNAESQKQSQPEQTLQSSRGTQTEECQEMCATTSVNLTQENMPLNTKGGQNKDSEIMVEAEGQRAAQSSSAPSSVCSLVHSDSTILQAHINSLEQRLENSEKHYRQVLAIYRTRLLNAAQGHMDEEARMALLQIAQMRQECVC